TGCAGATGTGGAGACGGACTTCCCGGAGCTGGCAGGGAGCCTGCAGCGGCTTTTGGGGACAGAGGAAGCCAAGCCCAGGCTGCAAGGGACAGAGAGCGTGGCAGTGAGCAGACACAGTCACATGGCCACTGGTGTTACCCATGGAGGCTCAAGCTGCCACCCAGAAGTGTCTTCAGCCTCTGCACCTGGATTTCCCAGAGCAAGAGCAAACCCCTCAGGGAAAGGGGCATTAATGGATGCTGATGGTGGCCCTGTGCCTCGTCGAGTTGGCCACTGGTTCCTCTCCTCAGAAGAACAGCAGGTGAGAGGGTTTGTACCTGCAGGTGTTGCTGCACCACCAGGAAGTCCCAGGAGAGGTGGGGACTTGTTTGTCAGGGCTGGTCCAGCAAGGGCTTTCCATCTCTCCCAGCCAGAGTGtgcccacccctgcccaggATAAGATGGGTGGTGAGGAAGGGCTTGGGCTCCAATACCCAAGATGTTGCCTCCATTCCGATGTtgccagtgcagagctgggaactTGCTCAGGACAGTGCTCTTTAAATAAGCCTCTTTCTGCCAAATGACTCGTGCAGCTTCCCAAGCCCTTGTCCTCAAAAAcaagccctgctctgagcagctgcaggacatCCCACAGATGGAACAGAGTTCCACTTCCAGCCTCAGCTCATGGCAGGTCCAGGGTTGGGCTTTTATCTCCATATCCCGGCACAAAGGAGCCTTTTGTCCGGGTGCTGTGCTTCATTTCATGCatgtctctctctccctttccttttccacccCGTCTTTGAGCAGGTGAAGGCATCGGGCTGTTGGGACCCGGCGTccagccctcccagccagcGCAGCTCTGCCGAGGAGAACATCCTTGCTGGCAGCCGCCACGATGTCCATGTTGGCCGTCGGAGACAAAGTCTGGGAGCTCGATCCCCGTGTCCTTccaccccagagctcctgcggCCCCAAACCCCGCCCAGCCCCGGGAGCGCCCTGCGGAGCCGCTCCGTGCTGAGCCTCTCCGCTCTGTCCTCAGAAGGGGACGGCCCCTCCGAGGAGCCGTCCGGCAGCTTGCCAGCCAGCACGGATGTCCCTTCTCCTGCGGCCACCACGGCCGCCCAGGACCTGCGCTGCCGatggggagcagagggcagggcCCTGCAGAGGCGGGAGCCCCTGGGCCCTCTGCTCGATTACCGCAGCGCCGTGGGGCGCACCCGAGAGATCTCCTCCTACCAAGCCGATTACTGGGCCTGTGCCATTCCGGATTCACTGCCCCCATCCCCGGACCGCAGCTCACCCCACTGGAACCCCAACAAAGAGTACGAGGACTTGCTGGATTATGCTTACCCGCTGAGGCCGAGGTACAAGCTGGGAAGGATGCCGGAGCCTTTCTTCCACGACTCGGGAATAGGTCTGGacagcttttctgcttctcctgaGGGCACATCCAGGTCCACCAGCATCTACGGCCGAGCTGGGCAGGCTcggggaagcagagaaaatgtaCTTTGGGAGTTTGTGGCCTCTGCAGAGAGATTCTCCACCCCGAAGCCTGGAAAAGGAGGCTGCTCAGGAGCTGGCTCATACTGTGAACCTTTACCTATTGCCAAAGCATCATTTGCAAGGAGTGCTTCCTCTCATCCTTCCAGAGGTTTTGCTAAGGATGTAAGGGTGGAATCAGCTGGGCCAAGCTCACCTGGGTGCCCTACTGGCGATGGGAGAAGCTGGGCTACCAGAGGGAGCCCCTGCCCAAAATACACAGGgcaggcaaaaaaacccagtaggTTTTTACCCACCACAGGAGTGTTCCCCctgaggaaggagtgggaaggtgatgaagaatttctttccctGCCTCCGAGACTACAGGAGCTGGAAAGGCTGGCTCAGTTTTTGTCCAATCTTTCCTTAACTATAAGGATGCCCAGGCATGACCACCATAACCTTCCACATCACAGCACCAGCAGGCAGCCCCTTTCATCCAGGTTGGCTCCTTTCAGAGAAGCGAGAGGCAGGGACAACAGAGGGAATATTGAGGGTTATGATGGGCTGTGGCAACACCGCAGCTCCCGAAAGCCCAGCTGGGAAGACATGGAATCATATGGCTGGATCCATAGGGATCCTCTCCAGGGGCGTCATCTACCATCTGGTCTCAGGGACACGCTGGATGGGATGTACCTAAATGAGCCACGGGTCAAGGGGCATCCAAAGAAGAGCCAGCAGGGCGAGTCCCTTGTCCAGTGTGTTAAGGTAGGCTGAGACCAGAAATAAAGTTTATTCTGGGAAGATTGCACATAAAATGTGCCCGTCTTTATGGCACGATTAATTAAAGCTTCCCGTTCTGCATGATGTGCCCCGCCTGGCAGCTGGTGGTAATTTATGCAGGGGGGCTCACCAGAGCAGATAATTCCTTCTGATGGAGCAAGAGCCCATCTTGCTTTCCCTGGGGCTCAGTGTCACAGGCCAGGCTGAGTGGAGATGTGGCACTCAGCTGGGTCCCCCAGCCTGCCcatcctgcaggcaggaggcaggagctgcagcagctctgaagggTTTCCTGATTATTTTGTGGATTATTAAATTTGTCCCAGTACTGTGCTCCCACCCTCCTCTCCATCTTCTTCCCACCCCAGTGCTGGGATGAATTTGGAAACGATG
The DNA window shown above is from Corvus hawaiiensis isolate bCorHaw1 chromosome 3, bCorHaw1.pri.cur, whole genome shotgun sequence and carries:
- the CEP68 gene encoding centrosomal protein of 68 kDa isoform X1, which gives rise to MRARGSASSCGRSSVLMAVDVGKSPSEASLSGKAEGDGRWDSADVETDFPELAGSLQRLLGTEEAKPRLQGTESVAVSRHSHMATGVTHGGSSCHPEVSSASAPGFPRARANPSGKGALMDADGGPVPRRVGHWFLSSEEQQVKASGCWDPASSPPSQRSSAEENILAGSRHDVHVGRRRQSLGARSPCPSTPELLRPQTPPSPGSALRSRSVLSLSALSSEGDGPSEEPSGSLPASTDVPSPAATTAAQDLRCRWGAEGRALQRREPLGPLLDYRSAVGRTREISSYQADYWACAIPDSLPPSPDRSSPHWNPNKEYEDLLDYAYPLRPRYKLGRMPEPFFHDSGIGLDSFSASPEGTSRSTSIYGRAGQARGSRENVLWEFVASAERFSTPKPGKGGCSGAGSYCEPLPIAKASFARSASSHPSRGFAKDVRVESAGPSSPGCPTGDGRSWATRGSPCPKYTGQAKKPSRFLPTTGVFPLRKEWEGDEEFLSLPPRLQELERLAQFLSNLSLTIRMPRHDHHNLPHHSTSRQPLSSRLAPFREARGRDNRGNIEGYDGLWQHRSSRKPSWEDMESYGWIHRDPLQGRHLPSGLRDTLDGMYLNEPRVKGHPKKSQQGESLVQCVKMFCSQLEELICWLYNVADVTGSWVPPSPDAESVLASLHRYLEFRKDVADHRSLTESVLERGEALLACMASNSPALKDTLGLIAKQSEELESHAEHLYESILAAVRGKDALQDEGGAAHGCSMGAAEVRPRLH
- the CEP68 gene encoding centrosomal protein of 68 kDa isoform X2 yields the protein MAVDVGKSPSEASLSGKAEGDGRWDSADVETDFPELAGSLQRLLGTEEAKPRLQGTESVAVSRHSHMATGVTHGGSSCHPEVSSASAPGFPRARANPSGKGALMDADGGPVPRRVGHWFLSSEEQQVKASGCWDPASSPPSQRSSAEENILAGSRHDVHVGRRRQSLGARSPCPSTPELLRPQTPPSPGSALRSRSVLSLSALSSEGDGPSEEPSGSLPASTDVPSPAATTAAQDLRCRWGAEGRALQRREPLGPLLDYRSAVGRTREISSYQADYWACAIPDSLPPSPDRSSPHWNPNKEYEDLLDYAYPLRPRYKLGRMPEPFFHDSGIGLDSFSASPEGTSRSTSIYGRAGQARGSRENVLWEFVASAERFSTPKPGKGGCSGAGSYCEPLPIAKASFARSASSHPSRGFAKDVRVESAGPSSPGCPTGDGRSWATRGSPCPKYTGQAKKPSRFLPTTGVFPLRKEWEGDEEFLSLPPRLQELERLAQFLSNLSLTIRMPRHDHHNLPHHSTSRQPLSSRLAPFREARGRDNRGNIEGYDGLWQHRSSRKPSWEDMESYGWIHRDPLQGRHLPSGLRDTLDGMYLNEPRVKGHPKKSQQGESLVQCVKMFCSQLEELICWLYNVADVTGSWVPPSPDAESVLASLHRYLEFRKDVADHRSLTESVLERGEALLACMASNSPALKDTLGLIAKQSEELESHAEHLYESILAAVRGKDALQDEGGAAHGCSMGAAEVRPRLH